One region of Bacteroidota bacterium genomic DNA includes:
- a CDS encoding helix-hairpin-helix domain-containing protein — MKKKKRILDPVWTDYFTFSKRERKGLIVLLVIIIAQCTGIFFLHYFPYEREPIDLTAYNSELERLIIRDSLAIKKPDSFSSFEKKVDASEQIRKLFAFDPNSIGKTEWEQLGLSSKQVATIVNFVSKGGKFRMKEDLKKVYGFKNADYNRLQTYISLPDSGTYYSDKKAAKEKKKEALHVDLAKADSLEILKLPGIGPGFTHRIIAYRNKLGGFYSLEQLHEVWGFSDSLYTTLTGLVYLSDTVPFNPLRINTISKEELKSHPYVGYKLAGLLINYRDQHGAFKSLDDFRNLPLITEENLRKLAPYLKFRD, encoded by the coding sequence TTGAAAAAGAAGAAAAGAATACTAGATCCTGTCTGGACAGATTATTTTACTTTTTCGAAACGGGAGAGAAAAGGTTTGATAGTTCTACTGGTCATCATCATAGCCCAATGCACTGGTATTTTCTTCTTGCATTATTTTCCTTATGAAAGAGAACCTATCGATCTGACTGCATATAATTCTGAACTGGAGAGATTGATCATCCGTGATTCGCTTGCCATCAAAAAACCAGATTCCTTTTCTTCATTTGAAAAAAAAGTTGATGCTTCTGAACAAATCAGAAAACTTTTCGCATTTGATCCGAATAGCATTGGCAAAACAGAGTGGGAGCAATTGGGTTTAAGTTCAAAGCAAGTCGCGACGATAGTGAACTTTGTTTCAAAGGGTGGAAAATTCAGAATGAAAGAGGATCTGAAAAAAGTTTATGGATTTAAAAATGCTGATTACAATCGTTTGCAAACCTATATCTCTTTGCCTGATTCAGGAACCTATTATTCCGATAAAAAGGCAGCGAAAGAAAAGAAGAAGGAAGCTCTTCATGTTGATTTGGCCAAAGCTGATTCTCTTGAAATTCTCAAGCTCCCCGGAATTGGTCCGGGCTTTACTCACCGGATCATTGCCTACCGAAACAAACTGGGCGGGTTCTACTCATTGGAGCAGTTGCATGAGGTGTGGGGATTCAGCGATAGTTTGTACACTACCTTAACAGGACTGGTGTATTTATCAGACACTGTTCCCTTCAATCCCTTGCGCATCAACACTATTTCAAAGGAAGAGTTAAAATCTCATCCCTATGTCGGTTACAAACTTGCCGGCTTGCTAATCAATTACCGGGACCAGCATGGTGCTTTTAAGAGTCTGGATGACTTCCGAAACCTGCCCTTGATAACTGAAGAAAATCTCCGTAAACTTGCGCCTTACTTAAAATTCAGGGACTGA
- a CDS encoding adenine phosphoribosyltransferase: MSQTIQPVSTQLQERLRTVIRDVPDFPKPGILFKDITPILLDVDLCKDIVDGMYSAFADQKIDGIVGVESRGFLFGLMLAQKFRVPFIPIRKKGKLPYKTVSYEYQLEYGSATMEVHADAISAGSNLLVHDDLLATGGTAAAAAELIRGQGGSVAGFCFLVSLGFLNGQQVLNQYSPKTISLINY, from the coding sequence ATGTCACAAACCATTCAACCGGTATCTACACAATTGCAGGAACGTCTGCGTACAGTGATCCGTGATGTTCCGGATTTTCCAAAGCCGGGAATTCTGTTTAAAGACATTACGCCAATTCTGCTCGACGTAGATCTTTGTAAAGATATTGTCGATGGAATGTACAGTGCCTTCGCTGATCAGAAAATCGACGGGATTGTCGGAGTGGAAAGTCGTGGTTTTCTCTTCGGCTTAATGCTCGCGCAAAAATTCAGAGTCCCTTTTATCCCGATCCGGAAAAAAGGAAAGCTTCCATACAAAACCGTTTCTTACGAATATCAGCTGGAGTATGGTTCCGCTACGATGGAAGTACACGCGGATGCGATTTCCGCCGGAAGTAATTTGCTTGTTCATGATGATTTGCTCGCAACAGGTGGAACCGCAGCTGCTGCCGCGGAACTCATCCGCGGACAGGGTGGAAGTGTAGCGGGATTTTGTTTCCTGGTTTCTCTGGGTTTTCTGAATGGTCAACAGGTGTTGAACCAGTATTCACCAAAAACGATTAGTCTTATTAACTATTAA
- a CDS encoding acyl-CoA dehydrogenase family protein, translating into MEFKQTENQSMIAETIRKFAETHIRPDMMKWDEEQIFPVETFKKMGELGLMGILVPHKYGGAELSYFEYITAIVEVAKVCGSVGLSMAAHNSLCTGHIMAFGNDEQKQKYLSKLSTGEWIGAWGLTEANTGSDALRMRCVAKQDGDHWVLNGTKNWITHGKSGDVAVVLARTGELLDSRGITAFVVERGTPGFKAGKKENKLGMRASETAELVFEDCRIHKSQVLGEIGEGFIQAMKVLDGGRISIAALSIGIAKGAYEAALKYSKEREQFGKPISEFQAIAFKLADMATQIEAAELLTYQAADLKNKHQKCTKESAFAKYYASEVAVRVSTEAVQIFGGYGYTKDFPVEKFYRDSKLCTIGEGTSEIQKLVISREILK; encoded by the coding sequence ATGGAGTTCAAGCAGACTGAAAACCAGTCAATGATTGCGGAAACCATCCGGAAATTCGCGGAGACACACATCCGTCCGGATATGATGAAATGGGATGAAGAGCAGATTTTCCCTGTGGAAACATTCAAGAAAATGGGAGAGCTCGGATTGATGGGGATTCTTGTGCCACACAAATACGGCGGCGCGGAACTGAGTTATTTCGAATACATCACCGCGATTGTGGAAGTGGCAAAAGTATGTGGCTCTGTAGGTCTTTCCATGGCCGCGCACAATTCATTGTGCACCGGACACATCATGGCATTCGGAAATGATGAGCAAAAACAAAAATACCTGAGTAAACTTTCTACCGGAGAATGGATCGGCGCCTGGGGACTCACAGAAGCAAACACAGGAAGTGATGCCTTGCGTATGCGATGTGTCGCGAAACAGGATGGAGACCATTGGGTGCTCAACGGAACCAAAAACTGGATCACTCATGGTAAAAGTGGAGATGTAGCGGTTGTCCTCGCCCGTACCGGTGAACTTTTGGATTCCCGTGGAATCACAGCATTTGTTGTAGAAAGAGGAACTCCCGGTTTTAAAGCCGGAAAAAAGGAGAATAAACTCGGGATGCGCGCTTCAGAAACAGCGGAATTGGTTTTTGAAGATTGCCGGATCCACAAAAGCCAGGTTTTGGGTGAAATAGGAGAAGGCTTTATCCAGGCTATGAAAGTCCTGGATGGAGGTCGAATCTCCATTGCTGCCCTTTCAATTGGGATTGCCAAGGGTGCTTATGAAGCTGCTTTGAAATATTCCAAAGAAAGAGAACAATTTGGCAAGCCAATCAGTGAATTTCAGGCAATTGCGTTCAAATTGGCCGACATGGCGACCCAAATCGAGGCTGCAGAATTGCTCACTTATCAGGCTGCTGATCTGAAGAATAAACACCAGAAATGTACAAAAGAGAGCGCTTTCGCCAAATATTACGCTTCGGAAGTAGCAGTAAGGGTTTCCACGGAAGCTGTCCAGATCTTCGGGGGCTACGGTTATACCAAGGATTTCCCGGTTGAGAAATTCTACAGGGACTCCAAGCTCTGTACGATCGGGGAAGGAACCTCCGAAATCCAAAAACTGGTGATTTCTAGGGAAATTTTGAAGTAG
- a CDS encoding 30S ribosomal protein S21 has product MIIVPIKENESIDKALKKFKKKFERTGVVRELRRRQTFEKPSVTRRQQVIHARYIDLMKRSNTL; this is encoded by the coding sequence ATGATCATTGTACCAATTAAAGAAAACGAGTCGATCGACAAAGCCCTTAAAAAGTTCAAAAAGAAGTTTGAACGTACAGGTGTTGTTCGTGAACTTCGTCGTCGTCAGACCTTCGAAAAGCCGTCAGTAACCCGCCGTCAGCAAGTGATCCACGCGCGTTACATCGACCTCATGAAGCGTAGCAACACGCTCTGA
- a CDS encoding tyrosine-type recombinase/integrase, producing the protein MNIQSFLQYLQFEKRFSPHTLLAYESDLEQFFTYQKKAYEVSEVSEINHPMIRSWIVSMMEQGITPRSINRKITTLKTYYKFLLRKGEIHLNPMLKVLSPKTSKRLPVYVEEPKMDLLFDEANFSGDFEAIRDRLILEFLYATGMRLSELIGLTDKDVDPFQGQLKVLGKRNKERIIPFTTKLKGLIKEYRDERDQHFSAVPSFFVTDKGKTLYPKLVYRIVTRRLGEVTTLDKKSPHILRHTFATHMLNNGADINSVKELLGHANLSATQVYTHNTIEKLKQAHKQAHPRA; encoded by the coding sequence ATGAATATTCAAAGTTTCCTTCAATACCTTCAATTCGAAAAACGATTTTCTCCGCATACGCTGCTGGCGTATGAATCCGATCTGGAGCAGTTTTTCACCTATCAGAAAAAAGCGTACGAAGTTTCAGAGGTTTCTGAAATCAATCATCCCATGATCCGCTCCTGGATTGTGAGTATGATGGAGCAGGGGATCACTCCACGATCCATTAACCGGAAAATAACAACACTTAAAACATATTACAAATTTCTGTTGCGGAAAGGTGAGATTCACCTGAACCCGATGCTGAAAGTGTTGTCTCCTAAAACATCCAAGCGGCTTCCCGTATATGTAGAAGAACCAAAGATGGATCTGCTTTTTGATGAAGCAAATTTTAGCGGTGATTTTGAAGCCATTCGGGACCGGCTGATCCTGGAGTTTCTTTATGCCACCGGAATGCGTTTATCGGAACTAATTGGTCTTACGGATAAAGACGTTGATCCTTTCCAGGGACAGTTAAAAGTTCTGGGAAAAAGAAACAAAGAGCGCATAATTCCGTTTACTACTAAGTTAAAAGGTCTGATCAAGGAATACCGGGATGAGCGGGATCAACACTTTTCTGCCGTTCCCTCGTTTTTCGTTACAGATAAAGGCAAAACACTGTACCCAAAATTGGTTTATAGAATCGTCACACGCAGGCTCGGAGAGGTAACAACGCTGGACAAGAAAAGTCCGCACATTCTTCGCCATACCTTCGCGACGCATATGCTCAACAACGGTGCAGACATCAATAGCGTAAAAGAATTACTTGGCCATGCGAATCTAAGCGCCACCCAAGTATACACTCACAATACAATAGAAAAGTTAAAACAAGCTCACAAACAAGCCCACCCCAGGGCCTAA